One Bacillota bacterium genomic region harbors:
- the iolN gene encoding 3-dehydro-scyllo-inosose hydrolase: MDRASGIYLQNMTGKEVEERLKVNDILLVPIGSTENHGRGQCSGEDTFLVSRMAEAVAQERGCTVAQPIWYGSHPWHHLGMPGTVVIPEDTFVAYLRAIIAGFWNTGFRKQIFLNGHGQEYVIPNALHQFAKTYQVPCILSFVNWPTVIKDHMKDKAHGGPFETMFRHADEAEASYSLALFPEMNKMEDMEDHIPTEGFASEYVDKGGDVYQSPIPGHCQVGLGGGLEAITCPEGVIGQPTLASADKAKDGLTELLNFLVRLHDDILTNYPPGKLPPADKMTQRSQEDIDQLLKGPLKGGKHLYTFQYPP; the protein is encoded by the coding sequence ATGGACCGCGCCTCCGGCATCTATTTGCAGAACATGACCGGTAAAGAAGTCGAAGAAAGGCTCAAAGTAAACGACATTTTGCTGGTGCCCATCGGCAGCACGGAAAACCATGGCCGGGGCCAGTGCTCAGGAGAAGATACCTTTCTGGTAAGCAGGATGGCCGAAGCGGTTGCCCAGGAACGGGGCTGCACCGTGGCCCAGCCGATCTGGTATGGCTCGCACCCCTGGCATCACCTTGGTATGCCCGGCACGGTAGTGATCCCTGAAGACACATTTGTAGCCTACTTAAGAGCAATCATCGCCGGTTTCTGGAACACCGGCTTCAGAAAGCAGATCTTTTTAAACGGCCACGGCCAGGAATACGTGATCCCCAATGCGCTGCACCAGTTTGCTAAGACCTACCAGGTGCCCTGCATATTAAGCTTTGTCAACTGGCCGACGGTGATCAAAGACCACATGAAGGACAAGGCCCACGGCGGCCCCTTTGAAACGATGTTCAGGCATGCCGACGAAGCCGAAGCTTCCTACTCTTTAGCGCTCTTCCCGGAGATGAATAAGATGGAGGATATGGAAGATCATATCCCAACTGAAGGCTTTGCCTCCGAATATGTGGATAAAGGCGGAGATGTCTACCAGAGCCCCATTCCCGGCCACTGCCAGGTCGGCCTGGGTGGAGGACTGGAAGCGATCACCTGTCCCGAAGGGGTTATCGGTCAGCCTACCCTGGCTTCGGCCGATAAAGCCAAAGACGGCCTGACCGAACTCTTAAACTTTCTGGTTCGTTTGCATGATGATATATTGACCAACTACCCACCGGGCAAACTGCCTCCGGCCGACAAGATGACCCAGCGTTCCCAGGAAGATATCGACCAGCTCTTGAAAGGGCCCTTAAAGGGTGGAAAGCATCTCTATACCTTCCAGTACCCACC